The following coding sequences lie in one Chelonia mydas isolate rCheMyd1 chromosome 6, rCheMyd1.pri.v2, whole genome shotgun sequence genomic window:
- the PAGR1 gene encoding PAXIP1-associated glutamate-rich protein 1 has product MEATAVEEGEVTSGMQSLAVEDALEPVPASAGEDGPAPEEVEERGQEEEAGWCVPCSDEELEAPEAWMPPPEEIRRLYEQIAAEGALPLQAEILPRRAPTPEPDSEEEERSDGQPESEEEEEEKPQVPTEFDFDDEPLTPKSSLIDRRRTPGGSRSQKREARLDKVLSDMKRHKKLEEQILRTGRDLFQLDREEAPSPQRPSGLFLRQRKY; this is encoded by the exons ATGGAGGCCACAGCAGTGGAGGAGGGCGAGGTGACCTCTGGGATGCAGTCCCTGGCGGTGGAGGATGCCCTGGAGCCAGTGCCGGCTTCAGCGGGAGAGGATGGGCCGGCGccggaggaggtggaggagcgggggcaggaggaggaggctgggtggTGTGTCCCCTGCAGCGACGAGGAGCTGGAGGCCCCAGAGGCCTGGATGCCGCCGCCCGAGGAGATCAGACGCCTCTATGAGCAGATCGCTGCCGAGGGCGCCCTGCCACTCCAGGCCGAGATCCTGCCCCGCAGggcccccacccccgagcccgacagcgaggaggaggagaggtCTGATGGGCAGCCCGAGagcgaagaggaggaggaggagaa GCCCCAGGTCCCGACTGAGTTTGACTTTGACGATGAGCCTCTGACGCCCAAGAGCTCCCTGATTGATCGCAGGAGAACACCAG gcgGCTCGCGCAGCCAGAAGCGCGAGGCCCGGCTGGACAAGGTGTTGTCGGACATGAAGCGGCACAAGAAGCTGGAGGAGCAGATCCTGCGTACGGGCCGCGACCTCTTCCAGCTGGACAGGGAGGAGGCGCCATCCCCACAGCGCCCCTCGGGGCTCTTCCTGCGCCAGCGCAAGTACTGA
- the LOC119566285 gene encoding dual specificity protein phosphatase 14, with translation MYAEASTMNFRTPGFSRRSPPPAAKPAPGAGAVPTLGGIAQISPCLYLCSGNAAANRQLVRARAVTCVVNATMEIPNANWPEIDYVKVPVPDLPHAPLALYFDPVADRIHQTGKRNGRTLVHCVAGVSRSASLCIAYLMKYHRLSLLDAHQWVRSRRPVVRPNAGFWRQLIAYERRLFGKNTVRMVPSPLGLVPDVYEGETRGLVPLWSCR, from the coding sequence ATGTACGCCGAGGCCTCCACCATGAATTTCCGGACGCCCGGGTTCTCccgccgcagccccccgcccgcgGCGAAGCCGGCCCCCGGGGCCGGGGCGGTCCCGACGCTGGGGGGCATCGCCCAGATCTCGCCCTGCCTCTACCTCTGCAGCGGCAACGCGGCCGCCAACCGGCAGCTGGTGCGGGCCCGGGCGGTGACCTGCGTGGTCAACGCCACCATGGAGATCCCCAACGCCAACTGGCCCGAGATCGACTACGTCAAGGTGCCGGTGCCCGACCTGCCCCACGCCCCGCTGGCCCTCTACTTCGACCCGGTGGCCGACCGCATCCACCAGACGGGCAAGCGCAACGGGCGCACCCTGGTGCACTGCGTGGCGGGCGTGAGCCGCTCGGCCTCGCTCTGCATCGCCTACCTGATGAAGTACCACCGCCTCAGCCTGCTGGACGCCCACCAGTGGGTGCGGAGCCGGCGCCCCGTGGTGCGGCCCAACGCCGGCTTCTGGCGCCAGCTCATCGCCTACGAGCGCCGGCTCTTCGGCAAGAACACCGTGCGCATGGTGCCCTCGCCCCTCGGCCTGGTGCCCGACGTCTACGAGGGCGAGACCCGCGGCCTGGTGCCCCTCTGGAGCTGCAGATAG